The Gloeomargarita lithophora Alchichica-D10 genomic sequence GATCGCACGGGATGCCTTTAATTCAATACAATGGAAGTCTTGATAAAGATTGATTACTGATTCCGCCCAAGAATTGCTCAACATCAATTTACATCGCCGTTTGTCTAGTATATGGAAGACTTCTGCCAACTCTCGTTGTTGCTCTTGGCCAAATGGGTATTCTGTGTAGCTAGTAAAACTTGCAGTTTTTGAGAGTGGTGCATAGGGTGGATCAAAGTAAATAAAATCACCTGGTTCTGCCCAATCCAAAACGCTTGGGAAGTTACTACATTCAATATCTACATTTTTTAGGGCGTAACTACTTGTAATTAGTTGTTCAGGAGAAAAAATTTTGGGGTCTCTATAACTACCCATAGGCACATTGAATTTACCAGAGCGATTAACACGATACAAACCATTGTAACAAGTCTTATTAAGATAAATAAATCGAGCGGCTCGCTGGACTGGACTTAAATTTGATATGTCCATTTCTCGTATTTTATAGTAATTTTCTTGATTGTGTTTGGCTTTCAAAGCAGTTAATTCATCAATCAAATTATCTAGGTTATCCCGAACCTGAATATAGCAATTAACCAGTTCTTTGTTGATGTCTAATAGTCTGGCTCCATCAAATAAAATACTGCCTTTTTCTCTCAGATTAAATAAATACCAGTACACAGCCGCTCCACCCAAAAAGGGTTCATAATAGCGATTAAACTTTGGGGGAAACAAAGGAGAGAGTTGTGTCAAAAGTTGAGATTTTCCTCCCGCCCATTTCAGAAAAGGCTGTGACGGCAACTTGAGGCAGATAGATTCCTTGAGTCCGAGCGTTAATTGAGTTGCTGACATAGTTTATAACAATAGACGTAATATCAGTACCGCAATTATTGCATATTCTCAGCCTAAAGGACACCGCTAAAAATAGGTCGCAGGGGCACCGCCCCCGTACTTGGTTCTGGACAATACCAGCATTCCAGCGAGATGACTTTCTGCTAGTTCAAATAAATAGAGGTGTCCTAAAGTAGAAGTAGGCTTTCCAGGGCATTATCACCTAAATCGGTGGACTTTGGGGAACCTGTAGCTGATCTTAAATTCTGTCTGGTGGTGCCAAAGCTCTCAATACCATAGAAGGGCATCGCCTTGGGAGGGTAACGGCTATGGTGACGACCGAAGCAGTGGTGGCACTCCAAGCCCCCAAAGATGTGTCCCTGAGTGAGATTGAATCCGAATTGGGGCAGATTTGGCTGGGGGTGGATGGGGACGGGGATGCGGGTCCCCGGGCGGTGCGGGCGGCTACCTTTACCTTGGTGGTCTATGAATCGGCGGATATGGCCGCCCAGATTGCTCCCTCGGTGGAGGGGTTGGCGGTGCAAAATCCCTGCCGGGTGATTCATCTGCGTCCCCAGGAACGGGCGGGGGATGCACCCCTGGAGGCCAGAGTAGCGGCCTACTGCCCCATGCAAAAGCGGGGGCAAAACAATTTGATCTGTTGTGAATACATTACCCTGACCGGTTCTCGCACCGCCCTGGAGCGTTCCTTGGGTTTGATCAATGCCCTGTTGATCGGCGATTTGCCCGCCTATCTCTGGTGGCAAGCCCACCCCAACCCGGAGGATGTGTTGTTGCAGGGGTTGGTTCACCTGCGGGAACGGGGGGGAATGCGGGTGCTGGTGGATTCGGCCACGTTTAACCAACCCGAGCGGGGCTTGTTGGATTTGCGGCAGTTGATGAATATGAATGTGCCCCTGGCGGATTTGAACTGGAGCCGGTTAAGTGCGTGGCAAGAACTCACCGCCGCCGCCTTTGACCCTCCCGACCGGCGGGTGGATTTACCCAAAATTGACCAGGTGGTGATTGACCACGAGAAGGGGAATCCCACCCAAGCCCTGCTGTTTTTTGGCTGGCTGGCGAGTCGGTTGGATTGGGTGCCCCAGTCCCATACCTCGGAAACTGGGGATTACGACATCCACCGCATTATCTGCCATTCCCCGGCGGGACAGGAGATCAAAACCGAACTGGCGGGGTTACCCCTGGCGAACATTGGTACGGTGGTCGGGGATTTAATTGGCCTGCGGCTGGATTCGGCTCAGCCCGATGCCAACTGCTGTACGGTCTTGTGTTCGGAAACCACCGGTTGTATGCGGTTGGAAGGGGGTGGAAAGGCGCAATTTTGTCGGGTGGAGCAGGTGAGTACCCAGCGGGATATTGCCGCCGAAACCCTGTTGGGACAGCAAATCCAACGCTGGGGTCAGCAAAATATCCTGTTCCAGGAGAGTTTGGCCGTGACGGGAGCCATTTTAGAAGCGGCAACCGTCTAACGTGCGTTCAATGTAAACTATTTGTAATAAAATTTGCCGGTTTTGGAGCGGATGTGAGCATAATTGAAAAATTTACAATTTACATTTTCCCCACACCCAAATGCTCACCCTACGTTCTTTGCGCCGGTTTTGGTTGGTACTTCTGGCGGTTTTGGTGGGCGTGGTGGGGGTGATGCCCCAGGGTCAAGCATACCTTGAACGCAGTCGCAGTCCGTTAGCCCTACATTTTGATGGGGCACAACCCTTTATCAATGGGCGGGCGGTGGTAAAACAGGGGGCATGGCATGGCTATATTGACCATTCCGGGAGTTTGGCAATTCCCTTGAAGTATCGGGATGCCCGCCGGTTTAGCGAGGGTTTAGCAGCGGTGGAATTGGCGGAAAAATGGGGTTATATCAATAAAAAAGGGCGAACGCTGGTTCCATTTCAGTTTGAGAGTGCAGTGGATTTTAGCGAGGGTTTAGCTGGAGTTCACAATGGTCAGGGTTGGGGATTTATTAACAAATCCGGCCTGGTGGTGATTCCCTACCAATTTGACCATGTATTGAATTTCAAAGCGGGTTTGGCCGCCGTCAAACGGGGCAATAAATGGGGCTTTGTGAATCGTGTTGGTCGCTTGGTGATTCCCCTGAAATTTGATAATGCCTATAGCTTTTCCGATGGCTTGGCACGGGTGAAACAGGGCAATTCCTGGAGTTTTATTGATGAAAAAGGCCGGGTGGTGATCGGGGAATTTTTCACCTGGGCGCACCCCTTCCACGAGGGCTTGGCTCCGGCCAGCCTAGATGGTCGTTGGGGGTATATCAATCTTCAGGGGCAGTGGGAAATCGGGGCGCAATTTCGGCAAGTTCTGAAGTTTGTGGAAGGTTTAGCCCCGGTGCTGTGGCGGTTCCAGTGGGGCTATATCAACCGCCAGGGTCACCTGGTCATCCCCTATGCCTACGATGAAGCCTGGTACTTCAGCGAGGGGATGGCACTGGTACGTCGGGGGGATAAATGGGGGTACATTGACAGTACGGGGGAGTTGGTGGTTCCTTACCGGTTTGAGAATGCGGAATCTTTTAGCGAGGGGATGGCGCCGGTAAAATTTGAGAATGAGTGGGGTTATATCAACCGCACCGGCCAGCCCGTATTTCCCTACGCCTTTCGGGTGGCGATGGAGCAAAAAATCAACGATACACCTGCGGGTGAATGACCCGCCAGGCCAAGCCGCCCATCACCCCCGCCCACAGGATTAACCAGGCCAACAAAACGGGTGCAAAAGCTGGCCAAGCCAAAGGCCAACGTAGCAGGTCAATCAGAGCCGATAGGGGTAAAAACCGGGCAATGCCGCCCAAAATGGGGGGTAAATTATCCCGGGGGAAATAGGTGCCACACAGGGCAAACATGGGTACAACTACCAGGAAAATTGGCACATTAATTTGATCTACGGTTCGCACCAGACCGGCGGTTAATAGGCCAATGCCCCCAAACAACAGGGCACCCAAAATTAACAATGGTAAAGATAAAACCAAAGCCAGCGGCGGATATAACCCCAACAAAACCACCACCAAACCCGTTGTGAATCCCGCTAAAGTCCCCCGCGTCGTCGCCCACAACCAATCCCCCAAAAACACCTCCGTAAAGGTCAGGGGTGCGGTGAGCAGAGCCTGCCAGGTTTTTTGAAATTGCAGGCGAATGAAACTGCCGTAGGCACCCTCAAAAAAACTTTGAAATAATACCCCCACGGCAATCATCCCTGGGCCAATAAATTGCAAATAAGTCACCGCTCGCCCCTGGTAGATCAACTCAGGGATCAAAGGACTCAGGCCAAAACCAAAGCCCAGCAGGTAAATAATCGGCTCCGACAACGGGGGCAAACTATTCACCAACCAGGTATTTTGATAGACCTTGGCGTGGCGCCGCCAGACCGAATAGATACCCCAAAAGCTCAACCCCGAACCCGCTAATTTACCCTGGAGCATTGGCCTTTTAACTCCTATAATCGAAAGTGGCCTAAGCCCATTGATTTTCAGTGTAGAGGGTGTCCGCCCATGCTGTGTAAAGGCTTTGAAATCGAACTCTACACCGGCACATCCCAGGGGGAGATTGTGGGGCTGGCGGATCGCATTGTCAATACCCTACCCGGATTTGTCTGGGAACCCGACCGGCGCAACGTGGAGTACACCACCCCGCCCCGCCAACGCTACGAACGGTTGCTCTGTGATTTGGTGCAACCCCGGCAACAGCTACGCCAATACCTCGGCACCCTGGGGGATTATACCCTCCTGCCCGGCAGTACCCTGGCGTTGGGAGATAGTACGGTGTTTTTACGTTCTGACCCCGGCAATCCCTACCACAGTTATATTCAAGACACCTATGGCACCCGGGTGGTCACCGCCAGCGTGCATATCAATATCGGCATTGACGACCCGGAAACCCTGATCCGTGCCTGTCGCTTGGTGCGGGTGGAGGCTCCCCTGTATTTGGCGCTGAGTGCCGCTTCCCCCTGGTTGGATGGGCGCATGACCGGCTGGCACAGCACCCGCTGGCACCAATTTCCCCTCACGCCCCCCCATGTCCCCCTATTTTTGAACCACCGTCACTTTTGCCAATGGACGGAAACCCAACTCCAGGCGGGCACCATGCAAAACGTGCGGCATTTGTGGAGCAGTGTGCGTCCCAACGGCAACCGCCGCCCCTACGATTTGAATCGCTTAGAATTGCGGATTTGTGATTTGATCAGCGACCCCCTGCACCTGCTGGCAATTACCGCCCTGTTGGAAGCCCGGTTGTACCAACTCCTGCGCGACCCCACCCTTGACCCCCTCTACAACCACCCCTACCCCCGGGTGCGGGCGGAGGAACTACGGGTGCAGAGCGAGATCAATGCCCAAAAAGCCGCCCAGCACAGTTTGGATAGCATTCTCACCCATTGGCAAAATGGGCAGAGCATCCGCGCGAGCGACTGGATTGGGGAATTGCTGGAGCAGGTGACCCCCATTGCCAAGCAGTACGGTTTTAGCTGTTTTCTCTCCCCTTTACGCACCATCCTGTCCCAGGGCAACGAAGCCCAACGCTGGCTGGCGGAAATTCAGCACGGCCATAGCCTGGAATCTGTACTGCAAAATGCCATCCAAGCCATGCAAGCACGGGAAGCCGAACTGGTGGGCGAAATTTGTCCTCCCCAGGCGGCGTAAAATAGAGAGACATTTATTTCGAGAAATTTCTATGCCTGCCGCTGCCCCAGAAGATAGCCAAAAAGACAAGCAAAAAGCCCTGAATCTCGCCATGCAACAGATCGAAAAGACCTTTGGCAAGGGGGCGATCATGCGGTTGGGGGATGGCTCCCGCATCAAGGTCGAAACCATTCCCAGCGGGGCATTGACCCTGGATTTAGCCCTGGGGGGCGGGTTACCCAAAGGACGGGTGGTGGAAATCTACGGCCCGGAAAGCTCCGGGAAAACCACCGTTGCCCTGCATGCGGTGGCCGAGGTGCAAAAACGGGGGGGTATCGCCGCTTTTGTGGATGCGGAACACGCCCTTGACCCCGCCTACGCCGAAGTTTTGGGGGTGGATGTGGAAAACCTGCTGGTCTCCCAACCGGATCACGGGGAAGCCGCCCTGGAGATTGTGGACTCCCTGGTGCGCTCGGCGGCGGTGGATGTGATCGTGGTGGATTCGGTGGCCGCCCTGGTGCCCAAGGCCGAAATCGAGGGGGATATGGGGGATTCCCACATGGGTTTACAGGCCCGATTGATGAGCCAAGCCCTGCGGAAAATCACCGGCAATATCAGCAAAACCGGCTGTATTTTGATTTTTCTCAACCAACTGCGGCAAAAAATCGGCATCTCCTACGGCAACCCGGAAACCACCACCGGCGGCAACGCCCTGAAATTTTACGCCTCGGTGCGGATGGACATTCGCCGCATCCAGACCTTGAAAAAGGGCACGGAGGAATTTGGCATCCGGGTCAAGGTGAAAATCGCCAAAAATAAAGTTGCCCCCCCGTTTCGGTTGGCGGAATTTGACATTATCTTTGGCAAGGGCATTTCCCAAGCCGGTTGTATCCTGGACATCGCCGAGCAGGTGGGCATCGTCAAGCGCAAGGGGGCGTGGTACAGCTACCAGGGGGAAAACATCGGCCAGGGGCGGGAAAACACCCTGCAATACCTGGAGGAAAACCCCACTATCCGGGACACCATTGACCAGCAGGTGCGGCAAAAACTGGAGACTGGGGCGGTAATTGCCCCGACCACCCCCACCACCAGCGACGATATGGACGAGGAGATGGAACCCACGGATGAGTGACCTGCCCCCGGAACAGCACCCGGCATGGTTGCAACAACTGCGGCGGCGGGAAGGCACCTGGGTGGATTGGGGGCAAACCTGCCAACACCTGCGTAAAGCCGGGTTAAGCTCCGAAGTGATTTTTGAGGAAACCGGCCTAGAACCCAGCACCCAAAATCAACTGGTCGTCGCCAGCCAGGTTTTTCACTCCCTGCATCACGCCCAGGTGCAGGATTATTTTCAGACCGAAGGGAGTCATTTGCTCTACGAATTACGGCTGTTGTCCCAGGCACAACGGCTGGCCTGCGCCGGGTTTGTCGCCGAAAA encodes the following:
- a CDS encoding ABC transporter permease — translated: MLQGKLAGSGLSFWGIYSVWRRHAKVYQNTWLVNSLPPLSEPIIYLLGFGFGLSPLIPELIYQGRAVTYLQFIGPGMIAVGVLFQSFFEGAYGSFIRLQFQKTWQALLTAPLTFTEVFLGDWLWATTRGTLAGFTTGLVVVLLGLYPPLALVLSLPLLILGALLFGGIGLLTAGLVRTVDQINVPIFLVVVPMFALCGTYFPRDNLPPILGGIARFLPLSALIDLLRWPLAWPAFAPVLLAWLILWAGVMGGLAWRVIHPQVYR
- a CDS encoding WG repeat-containing protein, coding for MLTLRSLRRFWLVLLAVLVGVVGVMPQGQAYLERSRSPLALHFDGAQPFINGRAVVKQGAWHGYIDHSGSLAIPLKYRDARRFSEGLAAVELAEKWGYINKKGRTLVPFQFESAVDFSEGLAGVHNGQGWGFINKSGLVVIPYQFDHVLNFKAGLAAVKRGNKWGFVNRVGRLVIPLKFDNAYSFSDGLARVKQGNSWSFIDEKGRVVIGEFFTWAHPFHEGLAPASLDGRWGYINLQGQWEIGAQFRQVLKFVEGLAPVLWRFQWGYINRQGHLVIPYAYDEAWYFSEGMALVRRGDKWGYIDSTGELVVPYRFENAESFSEGMAPVKFENEWGYINRTGQPVFPYAFRVAMEQKINDTPAGE
- a CDS encoding DNA adenine methylase; translated protein: MSATQLTLGLKESICLKLPSQPFLKWAGGKSQLLTQLSPLFPPKFNRYYEPFLGGAAVYWYLFNLREKGSILFDGARLLDINKELVNCYIQVRDNLDNLIDELTALKAKHNQENYYKIREMDISNLSPVQRAARFIYLNKTCYNGLYRVNRSGKFNVPMGSYRDPKIFSPEQLITSSYALKNVDIECSNFPSVLDWAEPGDFIYFDPPYAPLSKTASFTSYTEYPFGQEQQRELAEVFHILDKRRCKLMLSNSWAESVINLYQDFHCIELKASRAINSNSERRGKISELLVINYSVT
- the gshA gene encoding glutamate--cysteine ligase, whose protein sequence is MLCKGFEIELYTGTSQGEIVGLADRIVNTLPGFVWEPDRRNVEYTTPPRQRYERLLCDLVQPRQQLRQYLGTLGDYTLLPGSTLALGDSTVFLRSDPGNPYHSYIQDTYGTRVVTASVHINIGIDDPETLIRACRLVRVEAPLYLALSAASPWLDGRMTGWHSTRWHQFPLTPPHVPLFLNHRHFCQWTETQLQAGTMQNVRHLWSSVRPNGNRRPYDLNRLELRICDLISDPLHLLAITALLEARLYQLLRDPTLDPLYNHPYPRVRAEELRVQSEINAQKAAQHSLDSILTHWQNGQSIRASDWIGELLEQVTPIAKQYGFSCFLSPLRTILSQGNEAQRWLAEIQHGHSLESVLQNAIQAMQAREAELVGEICPPQAA
- the recA gene encoding recombinase RecA, whose amino-acid sequence is MPAAAPEDSQKDKQKALNLAMQQIEKTFGKGAIMRLGDGSRIKVETIPSGALTLDLALGGGLPKGRVVEIYGPESSGKTTVALHAVAEVQKRGGIAAFVDAEHALDPAYAEVLGVDVENLLVSQPDHGEAALEIVDSLVRSAAVDVIVVDSVAALVPKAEIEGDMGDSHMGLQARLMSQALRKITGNISKTGCILIFLNQLRQKIGISYGNPETTTGGNALKFYASVRMDIRRIQTLKKGTEEFGIRVKVKIAKNKVAPPFRLAEFDIIFGKGISQAGCILDIAEQVGIVKRKGAWYSYQGENIGQGRENTLQYLEENPTIRDTIDQQVRQKLETGAVIAPTTPTTSDDMDEEMEPTDE
- a CDS encoding glucose-6-phosphate dehydrogenase assembly protein OpcA, producing MVTTEAVVALQAPKDVSLSEIESELGQIWLGVDGDGDAGPRAVRAATFTLVVYESADMAAQIAPSVEGLAVQNPCRVIHLRPQERAGDAPLEARVAAYCPMQKRGQNNLICCEYITLTGSRTALERSLGLINALLIGDLPAYLWWQAHPNPEDVLLQGLVHLRERGGMRVLVDSATFNQPERGLLDLRQLMNMNVPLADLNWSRLSAWQELTAAAFDPPDRRVDLPKIDQVVIDHEKGNPTQALLFFGWLASRLDWVPQSHTSETGDYDIHRIICHSPAGQEIKTELAGLPLANIGTVVGDLIGLRLDSAQPDANCCTVLCSETTGCMRLEGGGKAQFCRVEQVSTQRDIAAETLLGQQIQRWGQQNILFQESLAVTGAILEAATV